The following are encoded together in the Rhodospirillaceae bacterium genome:
- a CDS encoding DNA-directed RNA polymerase subunit omega, whose translation MARVTVEDCIDKIPNRFELVMIAAQRARNISAGSQLELERDNDKNPVVALREIADDLVELDTLEETLVKGMQKFVEVDEPVDEDMDMDALQDEVIGDSFGAPAKKESLEIHIGGEVEAPLDEVALEMPAADDSDSDEIAK comes from the coding sequence ATGGCACGGGTTACCGTTGAAGATTGTATCGACAAAATTCCCAACCGGTTTGAGCTTGTTATGATCGCTGCTCAGCGGGCGCGAAACATTTCAGCAGGGTCGCAATTGGAATTGGAACGCGATAACGATAAAAATCCCGTCGTTGCATTGCGTGAAATTGCTGACGATTTGGTTGAACTCGATACCTTGGAAGAGACCTTGGTAAAAGGCATGCAGAAGTTTGTTGAAGTCGATGAACCCGTTGACGAGGATATGGACATGGACGCTCTTCAAGATGAAGTCATTGGGGATTCATTCGGTGCGCCAGCTAAAAAAGAATCATTGGAGATTCATATCGGTGGTGAAGTTGAGGCTCCGCTAGACGAAGTTGCTCTCGAAATGCCAGCAGCTGATGATTCTGACTCGGACGAGATCGCTAAATAG
- a CDS encoding bifunctional (p)ppGpp synthetase/guanosine-3',5'-bis(diphosphate) 3'-pyrophosphohydrolase, whose amino-acid sequence MIRQFELVERVKAYDPGADEDALNRAYVYSMKAHGKQKRASGDPYFSHPLEVAGILTEFKLDGASIITALLHDTIEDTLATADDIQRQFGDEVAGLVDGVTKLTRIELQSEDSKQAENFRKFLLAMSEDIRVLLVKLADRLHNMRTLHHIKGAEKRRRIAIETMEIYAPLAERIGIQEMKSELEDLSFAEINADARASILARLNFLKEEGEDLVPGIINELTDTLKKSGIKATIVGREKTPYSIWRKMRHKNISFEQLSDIIAFRVILDFPEDCYRALGSLHGAYPVVPGRFKDYISTPKPNGYKSLHTSVIGPARHRIEVQIRTRDMNEVAEFGVAAHWTYKQNSEKTDGRRYRWLRELLEILDNAAGPDDFLEHTKLEMFQDQVFCFTPKGDIINLPLGATAVDFAYAVHTEIGDRCVGAKINGRIVPLDAQLENGDQVDIITSKAQTPSPTWERFIVTGKARSRIRRFVHAQERDEYIKLGRAILERAYAGEGYEFTEKTLESVLTTFKAETPDDIFQSVGDGHRTGREILEAVFPGLKPDAKVEKNVVDLTARRDQQGGESSIPIKGLIPGMAVHFADCCHPLPGDRIVGVAFPGKGLDIHTIDCEALEQSEIEEDLWLDVAWDQESDELVEAVGRVNVTVLHEPGSLGKLSTVIANNGGNISNLKTVGRSPQFFELVIDIEVRDVKHLTNIIAALRGIPSINSVERARS is encoded by the coding sequence ATGATCCGTCAGTTCGAATTGGTGGAACGGGTTAAGGCGTACGATCCAGGGGCCGATGAGGATGCTCTAAACCGAGCCTACGTTTATTCGATGAAGGCCCATGGTAAGCAAAAGCGAGCCTCCGGTGATCCTTACTTCTCCCATCCCCTCGAAGTTGCCGGTATATTGACCGAGTTTAAGCTCGACGGCGCGTCAATAATTACCGCCCTGCTTCACGATACAATCGAAGATACCCTGGCAACTGCCGACGATATCCAACGTCAGTTCGGTGACGAGGTCGCTGGCTTAGTCGATGGTGTGACCAAGCTTACCCGCATAGAACTCCAGTCCGAAGATTCCAAGCAGGCGGAAAATTTTCGGAAATTTCTCCTCGCCATGTCGGAAGACATTCGGGTGTTGCTGGTTAAACTCGCCGACCGACTGCATAACATGCGGACCTTGCACCACATTAAAGGCGCAGAGAAACGCCGCCGCATCGCCATTGAGACCATGGAGATCTACGCGCCCTTGGCCGAACGCATCGGCATTCAGGAAATGAAGTCGGAGCTAGAGGACCTATCGTTCGCTGAAATTAACGCTGATGCGCGGGCGTCGATTCTGGCGAGATTAAACTTCTTGAAGGAAGAGGGCGAAGACCTGGTTCCAGGGATCATCAACGAGCTAACCGACACTCTTAAGAAGAGCGGTATCAAGGCGACAATCGTTGGACGAGAGAAAACGCCATATTCGATCTGGCGAAAAATGCGTCATAAGAATATAAGCTTCGAACAACTTTCTGATATAATCGCGTTCCGCGTCATCTTAGATTTTCCAGAAGATTGCTACCGGGCGTTGGGATCCTTGCACGGCGCATACCCCGTCGTTCCAGGGCGGTTTAAAGATTATATCAGCACCCCGAAACCGAACGGCTATAAATCCCTGCACACAAGTGTCATCGGCCCGGCCCGGCACCGCATTGAAGTCCAAATTAGAACCCGCGACATGAACGAGGTCGCCGAATTTGGTGTCGCCGCCCACTGGACCTACAAACAAAACTCAGAAAAGACAGATGGCCGGCGGTACCGTTGGCTGCGGGAGCTTCTGGAAATTCTTGATAACGCCGCTGGTCCAGATGATTTCCTAGAACACACCAAGTTGGAGATGTTCCAAGACCAGGTGTTTTGCTTCACGCCGAAGGGCGACATCATCAATCTTCCATTAGGTGCAACAGCGGTTGATTTCGCCTATGCGGTGCACACCGAAATCGGCGACCGGTGTGTCGGGGCAAAGATCAATGGCCGCATTGTTCCCTTGGATGCCCAGCTGGAAAATGGCGACCAGGTCGATATCATCACCTCCAAAGCCCAGACCCCGTCACCGACTTGGGAACGCTTTATCGTCACAGGTAAGGCACGGTCGCGCATTCGCCGATTTGTGCACGCACAAGAAAGGGATGAATACATCAAACTAGGCCGTGCAATTTTGGAACGGGCCTATGCGGGGGAGGGATATGAGTTTACAGAGAAAACGTTGGAATCAGTTCTTACAACGTTTAAAGCCGAAACCCCCGATGATATTTTTCAATCGGTTGGCGATGGCCATCGCACTGGACGAGAAATCCTGGAAGCCGTCTTCCCGGGCTTAAAGCCTGACGCCAAGGTCGAAAAGAATGTCGTCGACTTGACCGCTAGGAGGGATCAACAAGGCGGCGAAAGTTCAATTCCAATTAAAGGATTGATCCCTGGTATGGCCGTTCACTTTGCAGACTGCTGCCATCCGTTGCCAGGCGATAGAATTGTCGGCGTCGCTTTTCCAGGCAAGGGATTGGATATTCACACAATAGATTGCGAAGCACTGGAACAATCAGAGATCGAAGAGGACCTTTGGTTGGATGTTGCTTGGGATCAGGAAAGTGATGAACTTGTTGAGGCCGTCGGACGGGTCAACGTAACAGTGCTGCACGAACCTGGGTCCTTGGGGAAACTGTCGACCGTGATTGCAAACAATGGTGGCAACATCAGCAATCTTAAAACTGTCGGTCGATCACCGCAATTTTTTGAATTAGTTATTGATATTGAAGTGAGAGACGTGAAACATCTGACCAATATCATTGCTGCTCTCAGGGGAATTCCATCGATCAATTCTGTGGAACGGGCGAGAAGTTAA
- a CDS encoding DUF2062 domain-containing protein has product MFRRRQKPSLPSKLRGFVWPQSGWRRSFSYIFHRLARLPGTPYTLAGGFACGAAISFTPFVGLHFILGGIWAWIMRANILSSAIGTAVGNPWTFPFIWVWIYETGKILDPFHHSNGTVDPDFAHLFSQMIEATLKFNFAVVAESGWPIFRSMLIGSVPTVIVTWFAFYWALRPLIKNYQHNRIQRRTASLKKEEEAK; this is encoded by the coding sequence ATGTTCCGTCGCCGACAAAAACCATCGCTTCCTTCTAAATTACGCGGCTTTGTCTGGCCGCAATCTGGTTGGCGACGGTCCTTTAGTTACATCTTTCACAGGCTCGCACGATTGCCGGGGACGCCCTATACCCTGGCAGGTGGCTTTGCCTGTGGTGCTGCGATATCGTTTACGCCATTTGTTGGACTGCATTTTATCTTGGGTGGCATCTGGGCGTGGATCATGCGCGCTAACATCTTGTCATCGGCGATTGGTACCGCCGTTGGAAATCCATGGACATTTCCGTTTATTTGGGTTTGGATTTACGAAACCGGTAAAATTCTCGATCCATTTCACCATAGCAATGGGACTGTCGACCCGGATTTTGCCCATCTTTTCAGTCAGATGATAGAGGCCACTTTAAAATTTAATTTTGCTGTGGTGGCCGAATCTGGCTGGCCGATTTTTCGATCCATGCTGATTGGCAGTGTGCCGACCGTTATTGTCACGTGGTTTGCATTTTATTGGGCCTTGAGGCCTTTGATTAAAAATTACCAACACAACCGCATTCAGCGCCGTACCGCATCATTAAAAAAGGAGGAGGAAGCAAAATGA
- a CDS encoding pyridoxine 5'-phosphate synthase translates to MTLVPRLGVNIDHVATVRNARGGAYPDPARAAIMAAEAGADGITAHLREDRRHIVDEDIARIMDKIDVPLNLEMAATTEMTAIAVRHRPHAACIVPEKREERTTEGGLDVAGGGAKLADTVAELKDAGIRVSLFIAPETAQLEAAQDLGVPVVELHTGTYCDLTGEARLAELEKIRAAVELADRMGIECHAGHGLTFNSVKLIAGIPNIRELNIGHFLIAEAIFTGLPDAIKEMKKLIREARLTVY, encoded by the coding sequence ATGACATTGGTTCCCCGCCTCGGTGTTAACATTGATCATGTCGCTACTGTGCGAAATGCCAGAGGCGGTGCATATCCTGATCCTGCGCGGGCGGCGATCATGGCAGCGGAGGCGGGTGCAGATGGCATTACCGCGCACCTCCGCGAAGACCGCCGTCACATCGTTGATGAAGACATTGCCCGGATCATGGACAAAATCGACGTACCCCTGAATTTGGAAATGGCGGCAACGACTGAAATGACGGCAATCGCCGTTCGCCACCGCCCCCATGCCGCCTGTATCGTGCCGGAAAAGCGCGAGGAACGTACGACAGAAGGCGGATTAGACGTGGCTGGGGGTGGCGCGAAGCTGGCGGATACTGTTGCTGAGCTAAAGGACGCGGGTATTCGAGTTTCGTTGTTTATTGCGCCTGAAACCGCGCAGTTGGAAGCCGCCCAGGATTTGGGTGTTCCCGTCGTTGAACTCCACACCGGCACCTATTGCGATCTAACAGGTGAGGCGCGCCTAGCAGAGTTGGAGAAAATTCGGGCCGCGGTTGAATTGGCCGACCGCATGGGCATCGAATGTCACGCGGGGCATGGTCTCACGTTCAACTCGGTAAAACTAATCGCCGGGATCCCCAACATTCGTGAACTCAATATTGGTCACTTTCTTATTGCCGAGGCGATCTTTACTGGACTGCCGGACGCCATCAAGGAAATGAAGAAATTGATCCGAGAAGCACGCTTGACAGTATATTAG
- a CDS encoding holo-ACP synthase translates to MIIGIGTDLCDIRRIEKTLERFGDRFTDRIYTDLERTKAIRRDAPANRYAMFYAAKEACAKALGTGFREGVFWRDLGVENLPSGKPYMVLTGGALAKLNSLTPIGMTAQIDISLTDEYPMAHAMVVISAEPA, encoded by the coding sequence ATGATTATCGGAATAGGAACTGACTTGTGCGATATTCGGCGGATTGAGAAAACCCTGGAACGGTTTGGCGACCGCTTTACGGATCGAATTTATACCGACTTAGAACGTACAAAAGCTATCCGCCGAGATGCCCCTGCCAATCGCTACGCCATGTTTTATGCCGCAAAGGAGGCGTGTGCAAAGGCGCTCGGGACCGGATTTCGGGAAGGCGTCTTTTGGCGAGATTTGGGTGTAGAAAATTTGCCGTCCGGGAAACCCTACATGGTTCTGACGGGCGGTGCTTTGGCCAAACTCAACTCCTTGACCCCCATTGGTATGACAGCACAAATCGACATCAGCCTGACCGATGAATACCCAATGGCCCATGCCATGGTCGTGATATCCGCTGAACCCGCTTGA
- the lepB gene encoding signal peptidase I has translation MSKNSQSGTRETVTTVIYAILIALVIRTFAYEPFNIPSGSMFPTLLVGDYLFVSKSSYGYSKYSLPFSLPLISDRILVDEPERGDVAVFKTPSDNATDYIKRIVGLPGDKIQVVGGILNINDKPVDRQFVDLHISYDRGRPIQQSRFLETLPNGVKHYILESGDDFPADNTSVYTVPKGHYFMMGDNRDHSNDSRFPDVGFVPQVNLVGRAEVLFFSVDGNGWLFWEWPKSLRFGRFFTGIN, from the coding sequence ATGTCGAAGAATAGCCAAAGCGGCACACGCGAGACCGTCACCACTGTCATATATGCCATCTTGATAGCCTTGGTTATTAGAACCTTCGCCTACGAGCCCTTTAACATCCCAAGTGGATCTATGTTTCCAACACTGCTGGTCGGGGATTACCTTTTTGTTTCAAAGTCTTCTTATGGGTATAGTAAATATTCCCTGCCGTTTTCCCTGCCTCTGATTAGCGATCGTATTCTCGTAGATGAGCCGGAAAGGGGAGACGTCGCCGTATTTAAAACGCCCAGCGATAATGCAACCGACTATATCAAGCGCATCGTTGGCCTTCCTGGTGACAAAATCCAAGTCGTCGGTGGAATTTTAAATATCAATGACAAGCCGGTAGATCGGCAATTTGTTGATCTGCATATCTCATATGACCGCGGACGGCCGATTCAGCAATCCCGGTTTTTGGAAACTTTACCAAATGGCGTCAAACATTACATCTTGGAATCTGGTGATGATTTTCCCGCCGACAACACCTCTGTATACACAGTGCCGAAGGGCCATTACTTTATGATGGGTGATAACCGGGACCATTCCAACGACAGCCGATTTCCTGATGTTGGTTTCGTTCCCCAGGTTAACTTGGTCGGTCGTGCTGAAGTTCTGTTCTTTTCAGTTGATGGAAACGGGTGGCTCTTTTGGGAATGGCCGAAGAGCCTAAGGTTTGGGCGGTTCTTCACCGGAATTAACTAG
- the rnc gene encoding ribonuclease III, with product MKQLENKLEYTFKRQDLLELALTHSSVAGGRGQQNESNERLEFLGDRVLGLTIADLVYSTFPDEPEGHLARRFTALVRREALAVVGGKLGIIEHLNLSQSERDAATEKAKDSIVADACEALIAAIYLDGGYEPASEFILRHWTALMDADLRPPMDAKTALQEWGQGRGMPLPIYVETGREGPAHAPIFTVQVSLNDGREATGQGKSKRSAEQEAAKHLLEQLDPTNDR from the coding sequence ATGAAACAGCTTGAAAACAAGCTCGAATATACTTTTAAGCGTCAGGACTTGCTCGAGCTTGCCTTGACTCATTCGAGTGTCGCGGGCGGTCGCGGCCAACAAAATGAATCAAATGAACGCCTTGAATTTTTAGGGGATCGAGTTCTTGGGCTTACAATTGCAGATCTGGTTTACAGCACCTTTCCAGATGAGCCTGAGGGACATCTGGCACGACGATTTACGGCCTTGGTGCGCCGGGAAGCCTTGGCGGTAGTTGGTGGAAAGCTAGGCATTATAGAGCATTTAAATCTGTCTCAATCGGAACGTGACGCGGCTACTGAGAAAGCCAAGGATAGCATTGTTGCAGACGCGTGCGAGGCGCTTATCGCGGCGATCTATCTGGATGGCGGCTATGAACCCGCCTCTGAATTCATCCTGCGCCATTGGACGGCGTTGATGGACGCTGATCTGAGACCGCCGATGGATGCAAAGACGGCATTGCAGGAATGGGGGCAGGGCCGCGGTATGCCGCTTCCAATTTATGTCGAGACAGGTCGCGAGGGTCCCGCACATGCCCCCATTTTTACAGTTCAAGTGTCGTTGAATGATGGACGTGAGGCGACAGGCCAAGGGAAATCCAAACGCTCT